Proteins encoded in a region of the Caballeronia sp. M1242 genome:
- a CDS encoding thiamine pyrophosphate-dependent dehydrogenase E1 component subunit alpha codes for MTASRQHAGGLPLSKEELLSAYRKMRTIRDFEERLHVDFGRGDIPGFVHLYAGEEAAGVGIMIHLNDGDRIASTHRGHGHCIAKGVDPVAMMKEIYGKKGGSCNGKGGSMHIADLSKGMMGANGILGAGAPLICGAALAAKFRGKGEVGITFAGDGASNQGTFLESLNLAAVWNLPVIFVIENNGYAESTARDYGTAVDSYVDRAAGFGIPGVTVDGTDFFAVYEAAGEVIKRAREGGGPALLECKMIRFYGHFEGDAQTYRAPGELDDIRSNKDCLKKFAAAVTQADAISPGELDAIDREVAALIDRAVQEAKDAPLPTAADLLTDVYVKY; via the coding sequence ATGACAGCGTCGCGACAGCATGCGGGCGGCTTGCCGCTCTCGAAGGAAGAACTGTTGAGCGCGTATCGCAAGATGCGCACGATCCGCGATTTCGAGGAACGTCTGCACGTCGATTTCGGACGCGGCGACATTCCCGGCTTCGTGCATCTTTACGCGGGCGAAGAAGCGGCGGGCGTCGGCATCATGATTCATCTGAACGACGGCGACCGCATCGCGAGCACGCATCGCGGACACGGGCACTGCATCGCGAAGGGCGTCGATCCTGTCGCGATGATGAAAGAGATCTACGGCAAGAAAGGCGGCTCGTGCAACGGCAAGGGCGGCTCGATGCATATCGCCGATCTGTCGAAGGGAATGATGGGCGCGAACGGCATTCTCGGCGCGGGCGCGCCTTTGATTTGCGGCGCGGCGCTCGCGGCGAAGTTTCGCGGCAAGGGCGAAGTGGGCATCACGTTCGCGGGCGATGGCGCGTCGAATCAGGGCACGTTCCTCGAAAGCCTGAACCTCGCGGCAGTGTGGAATCTGCCGGTCATCTTCGTGATCGAGAACAACGGCTACGCCGAATCGACGGCGCGCGACTATGGCACCGCTGTCGACAGCTACGTGGATCGCGCGGCGGGCTTCGGCATTCCGGGCGTGACCGTCGACGGCACCGATTTCTTCGCGGTCTACGAGGCGGCGGGAGAAGTCATCAAGCGTGCGCGTGAAGGCGGCGGACCGGCGCTGCTCGAATGCAAGATGATCCGCTTCTACGGCCACTTCGAAGGCGATGCGCAGACGTATCGCGCGCCGGGCGAACTGGACGATATCCGCTCCAACAAGGATTGCCTGAAGAAGTTCGCGGCCGCCGTCACGCAAGCCGACGCGATCTCGCCCGGAGAACTCGACGCGATCGACCGCGAAGTCGCCGCGCTGATCGACCGCGCGGTGCAGGAAGCGAAAGACGCGCCGTTGCCGACAGCCGCCGATCTGCTCACCGATGTGTACGTCAAATATTGA
- a CDS encoding sensor domain-containing diguanylate cyclase, whose product MTTVEGALEAEHEALLSFMYMSPIGIVRSGLNGDVDMLNPVAVQLLMPLAGCMGVGNVFESLTNVAPELRNLVSSFPAERGRVCEGHRIVIAPSADRPMVLSCSIIKVNGSTLMMTLSDISRQVEAERRARQHESWLAGIYTSVNDFAFFTLDAAGRIDSWNASVEQLTGFGAEEVLGHTLDLFYAPEAVDPYCSPEHISLTREEGWHIQERWCESKQGRRYAAQILVAVSREDDADIAGYSVVVRDVSERKISSDELTRLLTTDHLTGAVNRAHFFKLAEKELARTRRLGKDLSVVMIDADHFKRINDTAGHQAGDLVLTQIVQKAKAHLRSIDLLARLGGEEFCLMLPGISREEALVITQRVRATIADGDIDTGAGLIRVTVSAGIASVTDATSCVNDLLAAADKALYAAKAAGRNRVELG is encoded by the coding sequence ATGACCACCGTGGAAGGCGCATTGGAAGCGGAGCACGAGGCGCTGCTGTCGTTCATGTATATGTCACCCATCGGCATCGTCCGTAGTGGCCTGAATGGCGATGTGGACATGCTCAATCCGGTCGCCGTCCAGTTGCTCATGCCGCTTGCCGGGTGCATGGGCGTCGGTAACGTCTTCGAGAGCCTGACTAACGTCGCGCCGGAGTTGCGCAATCTCGTGTCGAGTTTTCCGGCCGAGCGAGGGCGGGTTTGCGAGGGCCATCGAATCGTGATCGCGCCCAGTGCCGATCGCCCGATGGTACTGTCGTGCAGCATCATCAAGGTCAACGGCAGTACGTTGATGATGACGCTCTCCGACATCTCCCGTCAGGTCGAGGCCGAACGACGCGCGAGACAGCATGAGTCGTGGCTCGCGGGCATCTATACGAGCGTCAACGATTTCGCCTTCTTCACGCTCGATGCCGCTGGCCGTATCGACAGCTGGAACGCTTCCGTCGAGCAGCTCACGGGCTTCGGCGCGGAAGAAGTGCTTGGCCATACGCTCGACCTCTTTTACGCGCCCGAGGCTGTGGATCCGTATTGCAGCCCCGAGCACATTTCGCTGACGCGCGAGGAGGGTTGGCATATTCAGGAGCGTTGGTGCGAAAGCAAGCAGGGCCGCCGCTATGCCGCGCAAATCCTGGTTGCCGTCTCGCGAGAAGACGATGCGGACATCGCGGGATATTCCGTCGTCGTACGCGACGTCTCCGAACGCAAGATATCGAGCGACGAACTCACTCGCCTTCTCACGACCGATCACTTAACCGGCGCGGTCAATCGCGCGCATTTCTTCAAGCTCGCGGAGAAGGAGCTTGCGAGAACGAGGCGACTGGGCAAGGACTTGTCCGTCGTGATGATCGATGCCGACCATTTCAAGCGAATCAACGACACCGCCGGACATCAAGCGGGAGACCTCGTTCTGACGCAGATCGTTCAGAAGGCGAAAGCGCATTTGCGGTCGATCGACCTGCTGGCCCGACTCGGAGGCGAAGAGTTCTGCCTAATGCTTCCGGGAATTTCTCGCGAAGAGGCGCTTGTCATCACTCAACGCGTGCGCGCAACGATTGCGGACGGCGACATCGATACAGGCGCCGGCCTAATACGAGTGACGGTCAGTGCGGGCATTGCCTCGGTAACCGATGCGACGTCTTGCGTGAACGACTTGCTTGCCGCAGCCGACAAGGCACTGTATGCGGCCAAGGCAGCCGGTCGGAACCGCGTGGAACTCGGTTAA
- the oxlT gene encoding oxalate/formate MFS antiporter produces the protein MNARIETLQEDASASASTTHHRWLQLGLGLICMMSISSPQYVWTLLTKPLSAKLGVPLPELQITFSLLIILQTFFSPFQGKLIDRFGPRLLISLGTVMSGLSWVLSSMATSTPMLYLTYGLVGGLGTGIVYVGVVGLMVRWFPDRRGFAAGAVAAGYGMGAIVTTFPISASLAARGIDATLWLYGIAFAVVGFVASQGLRVPRDATPAKASAIAASDARNLRPSQMIKSPLFWLMFAMMTMMSTSGLMVTSQMATFAADFGITKVVVFGMAALPLALTIDRFTNGLTRPLFGLVSDKYGRENTMFFAFALEGVAMALWLMTRDNAVLFVLLSGVVFFGWGEIFSLFPSTLTDTFGTRHATENYGWLYISQGIGSIFGGPLAALLHQHAGSWVPVFTVGITLDIVTAVLAILVLKPMRSRFLSSRA, from the coding sequence ATGAACGCACGCATCGAGACACTGCAGGAAGACGCAAGTGCGTCCGCGAGCACGACACATCACCGCTGGCTTCAGCTCGGCCTCGGCCTCATCTGCATGATGTCGATTTCCAGTCCGCAATACGTATGGACGCTGCTGACCAAACCGCTATCGGCCAAGCTCGGCGTGCCGCTGCCGGAACTGCAAATCACCTTCTCGCTGCTCATCATTTTGCAGACGTTCTTTTCGCCGTTTCAGGGCAAGCTCATCGACCGCTTTGGTCCGCGCCTCTTGATCTCGCTCGGCACGGTCATGTCGGGCCTGAGCTGGGTACTGTCGTCGATGGCGACGAGCACACCCATGCTCTATCTCACCTACGGTCTCGTGGGCGGTCTCGGCACGGGCATCGTGTATGTCGGCGTGGTCGGCTTGATGGTGCGCTGGTTCCCGGACCGACGCGGCTTCGCTGCGGGCGCGGTGGCCGCGGGCTATGGCATGGGCGCGATCGTGACGACGTTCCCGATCTCGGCATCGTTGGCAGCGCGCGGAATCGATGCAACGCTCTGGCTCTACGGCATCGCGTTCGCGGTGGTCGGCTTCGTCGCATCGCAGGGCTTGCGCGTACCGCGCGACGCAACGCCTGCGAAGGCATCGGCCATCGCCGCTTCGGACGCGCGCAATCTGCGCCCTTCGCAAATGATCAAGTCGCCGCTCTTCTGGCTGATGTTCGCCATGATGACGATGATGTCGACCTCGGGTCTCATGGTCACCTCGCAGATGGCCACCTTCGCGGCGGACTTCGGCATCACGAAGGTCGTCGTCTTCGGCATGGCCGCGCTGCCGCTCGCGCTGACCATCGACCGCTTCACCAACGGTCTGACGCGCCCGCTCTTCGGCCTCGTTTCAGATAAATATGGCCGCGAAAACACGATGTTCTTCGCCTTCGCGCTCGAAGGCGTGGCGATGGCGCTGTGGCTCATGACGCGCGACAACGCCGTGCTGTTCGTACTGCTGTCGGGCGTGGTGTTCTTCGGCTGGGGCGAAATCTTCTCGCTGTTTCCGTCGACGCTCACCGATACTTTCGGCACGCGCCACGCCACCGAGAACTACGGTTGGCTGTATATCTCGCAGGGCATCGGCTCGATCTTCGGCGGGCCGCTGGCTGCCCTGCTGCATCAGCATGCGGGTAGCTGGGTGCCGGTTTTCACCGTCGGCATCACGTTGGACATCGTGACAGCGGTCCTCGCCATTCTGGTGCTCAAGCCCATGCGCTCGCGCTTCTTGAGCAGCCGCGCATGA
- a CDS encoding phosphonate transporter yields MADPFTFKHTFDSVLFDDLVAAGEPELDELEFGLIGFDATYAVTHYNAVESSSAGLSATRVLGRHLFEEVAPCMNNFMVAQRFEDEAELDEVLPYVLTLRMRPTPVQLRLMKSSRSETRFLLVQRQTGK; encoded by the coding sequence ATGGCTGACCCGTTTACTTTCAAGCACACGTTCGATTCAGTTCTATTCGACGACCTCGTCGCAGCCGGTGAGCCCGAGCTCGATGAACTCGAGTTCGGTTTGATAGGCTTCGATGCGACTTATGCCGTGACTCACTACAACGCAGTCGAATCATCGAGCGCGGGTCTGAGCGCCACTCGCGTTCTCGGCAGACATCTGTTCGAAGAAGTCGCGCCGTGCATGAACAACTTCATGGTGGCGCAACGGTTCGAGGATGAAGCCGAACTCGACGAAGTGCTGCCGTACGTTTTGACGCTGCGCATGAGGCCGACGCCCGTGCAGCTTAGGCTTATGAAGTCCAGCCGCAGCGAAACCCGCTTTCTTCTCGTGCAACGTCAGACCGGCAAGTGA
- a CDS encoding alpha-ketoacid dehydrogenase subunit beta encodes MARKLSMKMAINEAIDQEMTRDPSVIVLGEDIVGGAGADGEKDAWGGVLGVTKGLYAKHGDRLLDTPLSESAYVGAAIGAAACGMRPVAELMFIDFMGVCFDQIFNQAAKFRYMFGGKAETPVVIRAMVGAGFRAAAQHSQMLTSLFTHIPGLKVVCPSTPYDTKGLLIQAIRDNDPVIFCEHKNLYGFEGEVPENSYAIPFGEANIVRDGKDVSIVTYGLMVHRALEAASTLAKEGIEAEIVDLRTLSPLDMDTVLETVENTGRLVVVDEANPRCNIATDVSAQVAQQAFGALKAGIQMVSAPHTPVPFSPALEDLYIPSAAQIAEAARKTMQGGKH; translated from the coding sequence ATGGCCCGCAAACTGAGCATGAAGATGGCGATCAACGAAGCCATCGATCAGGAAATGACGCGCGATCCGAGCGTGATCGTGCTGGGTGAGGACATCGTCGGCGGCGCAGGCGCGGACGGCGAGAAAGACGCATGGGGCGGCGTGCTCGGCGTGACGAAGGGACTCTACGCGAAACACGGCGACAGATTGCTCGACACGCCGCTGTCGGAAAGCGCATATGTAGGCGCGGCGATCGGCGCTGCGGCGTGCGGCATGCGACCGGTCGCGGAACTGATGTTCATCGACTTCATGGGCGTGTGCTTCGACCAGATCTTTAATCAGGCCGCGAAGTTTCGTTATATGTTCGGCGGCAAGGCCGAAACGCCCGTCGTGATTCGCGCGATGGTCGGCGCGGGCTTTCGCGCGGCGGCTCAGCACAGCCAGATGCTGACGTCGCTGTTCACGCATATTCCGGGGCTGAAAGTGGTCTGCCCTTCGACGCCTTATGACACGAAGGGACTGCTGATTCAGGCCATTCGCGACAACGATCCCGTGATCTTCTGCGAGCACAAGAATCTGTACGGCTTCGAAGGCGAAGTGCCCGAGAACTCGTATGCGATTCCGTTCGGCGAGGCGAACATCGTGCGCGACGGCAAGGACGTGTCGATCGTCACGTATGGATTGATGGTGCATCGCGCGCTGGAAGCGGCATCGACGCTCGCGAAGGAAGGCATCGAAGCGGAGATCGTCGATCTGCGGACGCTGTCGCCGCTCGATATGGACACCGTGTTGGAAACCGTCGAGAACACGGGACGGCTCGTCGTCGTCGATGAAGCGAATCCGCGCTGCAACATCGCAACCGACGTTTCCGCGCAGGTCGCGCAACAGGCGTTCGGCGCGCTGAAGGCCGGTATCCAGATGGTCAGCGCGCCGCATACGCCGGTGCCGTTCTCGCCGGCGCTCGAAGACTTGTACATTCCGAGCGCCGCGCAGATCGCCGAGGCCGCGCGAAAAACCATGCAGGGAGGAAAGCACTAA
- a CDS encoding carboxymuconolactone decarboxylase family protein: MTQRIDYFQQSPELSKKLIQLGALLQESTIETHIRELVEIRASQLNGCAFCVDMHVKMAKIHGERELRLHHVAIWRESTLFSPRERAALAWAEVLTNIPSDGVPDDIYDSVRAQYSDKELSDLTFLVGIINSWNRLNVAFRTAPGSSDKAFGLDKAGLE, encoded by the coding sequence ATGACGCAACGCATCGATTACTTTCAGCAATCGCCCGAACTTTCGAAGAAGCTCATCCAGCTTGGCGCGCTGCTTCAGGAATCCACAATCGAAACGCATATCCGCGAGCTCGTCGAGATTCGGGCGTCGCAGCTGAATGGCTGCGCCTTCTGCGTCGACATGCATGTGAAGATGGCGAAGATTCATGGCGAGCGCGAACTGCGCCTGCATCACGTGGCGATCTGGCGCGAGTCGACGCTGTTCTCGCCGCGCGAGCGGGCCGCGCTCGCATGGGCCGAGGTGCTGACGAACATTCCTTCTGACGGCGTGCCGGACGACATCTACGACAGCGTGCGCGCCCAGTACTCCGATAAGGAGCTCTCCGACCTGACGTTCCTCGTGGGAATCATCAATAGCTGGAACCGACTCAACGTCGCGTTCCGCACGGCGCCCGGTTCGTCGGACAAGGCATTCGGACTCGACAAGGCCGGCCTGGAGTGA
- a CDS encoding AMP-binding protein translates to MSVALELAHSAWYEAPGTLARFLGDAIAAELRHLRPGGATPEQFPWPLELSMGEDGLGLDSIERLSVATTLSELTQLHKSGLDEVLLNQRCFGDWLDVVARGLKQYSAQLVFRTSGSTGRPKTCVHALADLQREAEYLAESLVGTRRIISAVPAHHIYGFLFTVLLPLHLDGIEVIDVRHVTPSALPRMMASGDLLVSHPAHLALVARFAGEIPRGVSALTSTAPCPPQLAQALTIGGAFDRVLEIYGSSETAGVGMREVPAPAFQLMPFWTRDEADASRLVRVEHDGHERSVALQDRVEWVTDHSFVVCGRIDDAVQVAGTNVFPARVREVLLQHPDVADAAVRLMDPSEGARLKAFVVPAAGVRIERLCIELDRWTLARLSAPERPKAFTFGERLPVSDSGKRCNWSL, encoded by the coding sequence ATGTCTGTTGCATTGGAGCTAGCTCACAGCGCATGGTACGAAGCGCCGGGGACATTGGCGCGCTTTCTAGGCGATGCCATCGCAGCGGAGTTGCGGCATCTGCGTCCCGGAGGCGCGACGCCAGAACAGTTTCCCTGGCCGCTCGAACTCAGTATGGGAGAAGACGGACTCGGTCTTGATTCCATCGAACGGCTTTCCGTTGCGACGACCCTTTCGGAGCTGACTCAACTGCACAAGAGCGGACTTGACGAAGTGCTCTTGAACCAGCGCTGCTTCGGCGACTGGCTGGACGTCGTCGCGAGAGGACTGAAGCAGTACAGCGCCCAACTGGTTTTTCGCACATCGGGCTCGACGGGCAGACCCAAAACATGCGTCCACGCATTAGCCGACCTTCAACGAGAGGCAGAATATCTTGCCGAAAGCCTCGTCGGAACGCGCCGAATCATTTCGGCGGTGCCAGCGCATCACATCTACGGCTTTCTCTTCACTGTGCTGTTGCCGTTGCACTTGGATGGTATCGAAGTCATCGACGTCCGGCATGTGACGCCGTCTGCCTTGCCGCGCATGATGGCATCGGGCGACCTGCTCGTCAGTCATCCGGCGCATTTGGCGCTGGTTGCGCGCTTCGCAGGCGAGATTCCTCGTGGCGTATCGGCGTTGACATCGACTGCTCCATGCCCGCCGCAACTCGCGCAAGCCCTCACCATCGGAGGGGCGTTTGACCGCGTGCTGGAGATATACGGGAGCTCGGAAACGGCTGGCGTCGGTATGCGTGAGGTCCCTGCGCCGGCCTTTCAGTTGATGCCCTTCTGGACGCGAGACGAAGCGGACGCCAGTCGACTCGTTCGCGTGGAGCATGACGGGCACGAAAGAAGCGTCGCGCTGCAAGACCGCGTGGAATGGGTAACCGACCATAGCTTCGTCGTCTGTGGCCGAATCGACGACGCCGTGCAGGTGGCGGGCACGAACGTCTTCCCGGCGCGGGTGCGTGAAGTGCTGTTGCAGCATCCTGACGTCGCTGATGCCGCCGTCCGCTTAATGGACCCGAGCGAGGGCGCGCGACTGAAGGCTTTCGTTGTTCCGGCAGCGGGTGTCCGCATTGAACGGCTTTGCATCGAACTCGATCGATGGACACTCGCACGACTGTCCGCGCCAGAGCGGCCTAAGGCTTTTACGTTCGGCGAGCGACTTCCTGTCAGTGACAGCGGCAAGCGCTGCAACTGGAGCCTGTAA
- a CDS encoding SDR family oxidoreductase produces the protein MKIVVIGGSGLVGSRLVALLNEAGHQALAASPRTGVNTITGEGLTTVLMDADVVVDVTNAPSWEPQAVLDFFRTSARNLGKAEVAAGVGHHVALSIVGTDRMPENAYFAAKVAQEEAIKAAGVPYTIVRATQFMEFIGGIADFSTESGTVRVGDGQFQPIAVHDVASILSQVALAAPLNDTIDIAGPDRAPFAEIIARYLQSVGDARTVVTDPKARYYGGAVEELSLVPLGEARFGQIGLDQWLAQAERG, from the coding sequence ATGAAGATCGTCGTAATCGGTGGTTCGGGCCTCGTCGGCTCGCGTCTGGTCGCACTGCTCAACGAGGCAGGCCATCAGGCGCTCGCTGCATCCCCGCGTACCGGCGTCAACACCATAACGGGCGAGGGTCTCACGACAGTGCTCATGGACGCGGATGTCGTCGTCGATGTAACGAACGCGCCGTCATGGGAACCGCAGGCGGTGCTCGATTTCTTCCGCACCTCGGCGCGCAATCTCGGCAAGGCCGAAGTGGCGGCGGGCGTGGGCCATCACGTCGCGCTGTCGATCGTCGGAACCGACCGCATGCCGGAGAACGCGTATTTCGCCGCCAAAGTCGCGCAGGAAGAGGCGATCAAGGCCGCCGGCGTTCCGTACACGATCGTGCGGGCCACGCAGTTCATGGAGTTCATCGGGGGCATCGCGGACTTCAGCACGGAGAGCGGCACGGTGCGCGTCGGCGACGGTCAGTTTCAGCCGATCGCCGTGCATGACGTCGCGTCGATCCTTTCACAGGTGGCGCTCGCGGCGCCTCTGAACGACACCATCGACATAGCCGGCCCGGATCGCGCGCCGTTCGCGGAGATCATCGCGCGATATCTGCAATCCGTAGGCGACGCACGCACGGTCGTGACGGATCCGAAGGCGCGGTATTACGGCGGCGCGGTCGAGGAACTATCGCTCGTGCCTCTTGGCGAAGCGCGCTTCGGTCAGATCGGTCTCGATCAGTGGCTCGCTCAGGCCGAGCGCGGCTGA
- a CDS encoding acetoin dehydrogenase dihydrolipoyllysine-residue acetyltransferase subunit, with protein MSAITPIVMPKWGLSMREGTINEWLVEEGTEITVGMPILDVETDKIANAVEAPDAGLLRRKVAQPGETLPVKALLGVLAPSDVSDADIDAYVSSYVTPAEDEEEGEEAAAYHFVDVDGIRVRYASRGGDDASRAAVLFIHGFGGDLDNWLFNLDALAEKHRVFALDLPGHGQSTTKVPGASLAELAGFVGKFMDAVGLERAHLVGHSMGGGIAAQMAVDQPKRVQSVALISPAGFGEEVNNAYTEGFVTAESRRELKPVVELLFANPELVSRQMLDDLLRYKRLDGVSDALRSLNGGLFAGGRQSAQPGAKLAATEKPVLVIWGAKDQIIPAAHAKHAPEGATVRVFEDAGHMSQMEKANEVNALLKAHVEKGG; from the coding sequence ATGTCCGCAATCACACCGATCGTAATGCCCAAATGGGGCTTGTCGATGAGGGAAGGCACCATCAACGAATGGCTCGTGGAGGAAGGCACGGAGATCACCGTCGGCATGCCGATTCTCGATGTCGAAACCGACAAGATCGCCAATGCCGTCGAAGCGCCCGATGCCGGCCTACTGCGACGCAAGGTGGCGCAACCCGGCGAGACGCTGCCCGTAAAGGCGCTGCTCGGCGTGCTCGCGCCGTCCGACGTGAGCGACGCCGATATCGATGCATACGTGTCCTCTTATGTGACGCCCGCCGAGGACGAGGAAGAAGGCGAGGAAGCAGCGGCGTATCACTTCGTCGATGTGGATGGCATCCGCGTGCGCTACGCATCGCGCGGCGGCGATGACGCGAGCCGCGCTGCCGTGCTCTTCATTCACGGCTTCGGCGGGGACCTCGACAACTGGCTGTTCAATCTCGACGCGCTCGCGGAGAAACATCGCGTCTTCGCGCTGGATTTGCCGGGGCATGGGCAATCGACGACGAAGGTGCCGGGCGCGTCGCTCGCGGAACTCGCGGGCTTCGTCGGCAAGTTCATGGACGCGGTGGGCCTCGAACGCGCGCATCTCGTCGGACACTCGATGGGCGGGGGCATCGCGGCGCAGATGGCCGTGGATCAGCCGAAGCGCGTGCAATCAGTCGCGCTGATTTCGCCTGCCGGATTCGGCGAGGAAGTAAACAACGCGTACACCGAGGGCTTCGTCACGGCCGAATCGCGTCGCGAGCTGAAGCCTGTCGTCGAACTGCTGTTCGCGAACCCTGAGCTGGTGAGCCGCCAGATGCTCGACGATCTGCTGAGGTACAAGCGGCTCGACGGCGTGAGCGACGCGCTGAGATCGCTCAACGGCGGATTGTTCGCGGGCGGCAGGCAGAGCGCACAGCCGGGCGCGAAGCTCGCCGCGACGGAGAAGCCGGTGCTCGTGATTTGGGGTGCGAAGGACCAGATCATTCCCGCCGCGCACGCAAAGCACGCACCGGAAGGCGCGACCGTGCGCGTCTTCGAAGACGCCGGGCACATGAGTCAGATGGAGAAAGCAAACGAGGTGAACGCGCTGTTGAAGGCGCATGTCGAGAAGGGCGGTTGA
- a CDS encoding PLP-dependent aminotransferase family protein: protein MNARSPALAIEIDRLKPLPIYLQICERFRTAIAAGHLRPGERVPALRNLSTQLSTARGTVELAYSILVDEGYLQMRGAAGTFVSPSLPASVVQGADDKRAGSAKKRDAQQTQPMPRQGALTVAMSGEPRPLQPGLPALDAFPRKIWSRLVSRRVRSGDRAMLGYPDPMGYRPLRERIATYLGLSRGVTCLPEQVFITGGYRATLELVLRSLAQSNDRMWFEDPGYLLARNFLTETGVQLTPVPVDDEGMDIARGTELDPEARFALVTPSHQSPLGQVLSLTRRLALLDWAKKGARWIIEDDYDSEFRYAGRPLPALKSLDRHDRVIYTGTFSKVLFPGLRLAYAVVPDRAVERVGRVACSMNAGSPALLQAAATDFIEQGHFARHIKRMRALYGQRRVFIADALEQAFGKRLKIDLPPGGIQFAVRFAESRNGPVDDVAVAARAREAGLGVLPLSIWYANARMPRTPRGLVIGFANITDASEAVRLARKLRACLDG, encoded by the coding sequence ATGAACGCCCGAAGTCCTGCATTGGCTATCGAAATCGATCGGCTGAAGCCGTTGCCGATCTATTTGCAAATATGCGAGCGATTCCGGACGGCGATCGCAGCCGGGCATTTGCGTCCGGGTGAGCGCGTGCCCGCGCTGCGCAATCTCTCGACGCAGTTAAGCACGGCCCGCGGCACCGTCGAGCTGGCCTATTCGATCCTCGTCGACGAGGGCTATCTGCAAATGCGCGGTGCCGCCGGCACGTTCGTATCGCCGTCGCTGCCGGCGTCGGTGGTGCAGGGCGCGGATGACAAGAGAGCGGGCAGCGCGAAGAAGCGAGATGCGCAGCAGACCCAGCCGATGCCACGCCAAGGCGCGCTCACCGTTGCCATGAGCGGCGAGCCGCGGCCCTTGCAGCCGGGGCTGCCGGCGCTGGACGCGTTTCCGCGCAAAATATGGAGCCGGCTGGTTTCGCGCCGCGTGCGTAGCGGGGATCGCGCGATGCTTGGCTATCCCGATCCGATGGGCTACAGACCGCTGCGTGAACGCATTGCCACCTATCTCGGCTTGTCGCGCGGTGTCACATGCTTGCCCGAGCAGGTCTTCATTACCGGCGGGTATCGCGCGACGCTTGAACTCGTGCTGCGCAGTCTCGCGCAATCGAACGATCGCATGTGGTTCGAAGACCCCGGCTATCTGCTCGCGCGAAATTTCCTGACGGAGACCGGCGTGCAGTTGACGCCCGTGCCCGTCGACGATGAAGGGATGGATATAGCGCGTGGCACCGAACTCGATCCCGAGGCACGCTTTGCACTGGTCACGCCGTCGCATCAAAGCCCGCTCGGACAGGTGCTGTCGCTGACGAGACGCCTCGCGTTGCTGGACTGGGCGAAAAAGGGGGCGCGTTGGATCATCGAAGACGACTACGACAGCGAGTTCCGCTATGCAGGAAGGCCATTGCCGGCTTTGAAGAGCCTCGATCGGCACGACCGGGTGATTTACACCGGCACGTTCAGCAAGGTGTTGTTCCCCGGCCTGCGGCTCGCGTATGCGGTGGTTCCGGACCGCGCTGTCGAGCGTGTCGGGCGGGTGGCGTGCTCCATGAACGCTGGCTCGCCGGCGCTCTTGCAGGCTGCAGCGACCGATTTCATCGAGCAGGGGCATTTTGCGCGGCATATCAAGCGGATGCGCGCGCTGTACGGGCAACGACGTGTGTTCATTGCAGACGCGCTGGAGCAAGCGTTCGGCAAGCGCTTAAAGATCGATCTGCCGCCCGGCGGCATTCAGTTCGCGGTGCGGTTCGCTGAAAGCCGCAACGGCCCGGTCGACGATGTCGCTGTCGCCGCGCGAGCCCGCGAAGCGGGCCTCGGCGTGTTGCCGCTTTCGATCTGGTATGCGAACGCACGTATGCCACGCACGCCACGGGGTCTTGTCATCGGTTTTGCGAACATTACAGATGCGAGTGAAGCGGTCCGTCTTGCCAGGAAGTTGCGTGCTTGTCTGGATGGCTGA
- a CDS encoding cupin domain-containing protein, translating to MKRMLCVAASIMSIGSVIAPPVMAAPEASVTPLRSEPLPDYPGKELQMIVVDYPPGAVDPVHRHDAHAFVYVLEGTIVMGVKGGKEVTLKPGDTFHEGPDDIHTVGRNASATQPAKFVVFLLKNKGAPILTPVK from the coding sequence ATGAAGAGAATGCTTTGCGTCGCTGCATCAATAATGAGTATCGGCTCGGTGATCGCGCCGCCCGTCATGGCCGCGCCAGAGGCGAGTGTGACGCCACTTCGCTCTGAGCCGTTGCCGGATTATCCGGGCAAGGAACTTCAGATGATCGTCGTCGACTATCCGCCCGGCGCAGTGGATCCCGTGCATCGTCATGACGCTCACGCCTTCGTGTATGTGCTCGAGGGAACCATCGTCATGGGCGTCAAGGGCGGCAAGGAAGTGACGCTCAAGCCTGGCGATACCTTCCACGAAGGCCCCGACGACATCCACACCGTCGGACGCAATGCCAGCGCGACGCAGCCGGCAAAGTTCGTCGTGTTTTTGCTCAAGAACAAGGGCGCGCCGATCCTGACGCCGGTGAAGTAG